In the genome of Candidatus Nitrosotalea sinensis, the window ACAATATTCATCAAACGGGACATACAAGATAGCAGGTCAGGATTTTTATTGTCAGGAACATGCAGACCTTGCTGAAGATATTTCGAAAATTTTGCCATCAGGATTTAAAACATTTTTCATAAACAGCGGAGCAGAAGCAGTAGAAAATGCAATCAAGATTGCATATAGAAAGAAAGGTCCACTTCCAGGAATTTCATGCATTGGAGCATTTCATGGGAGAACCTTGGGTGCACTTAGTTTTACAGCAAGCAGACCAGTACACAAGTATAATTTTCCAGAATTTCCGTCAAAGAGAATCAAGTTTTGTACAAGAGATGACGATCCAGAGATAGATGCAATAGAAGATCTTCTAAAGGAAAACAAAATTGCATTCATCATGACAGAAATAATTCAGGGAGAAGGAGGATACAACGTAGCAAGTAAAAAGTTTGTTTCCAATTTGAGAAAATTTGCAACAAGATATGGTGTTCCCTTGATTTTAGATGAAGTACAATCCGGGATTGGTCATACTGGCAAGTGGTGGGCTTTTGAGCATTACAACATAAGACCAGACATAATGACTAGTGCAAAAGCATTACAGATAGGTGCCACTGCTTTTGACAAAAAGTATGAACCCGCTACAAGATCAGCTCTATCAAGTACATGGGGAGGAGGAAATAGAATAGACATGGCAGTAGGTTCCAAAGTCATACAGGTGATAAAACGTGACAAACTGCTTGAAAATGCAACAAAGATGGGAAACATGCTCAGAAAAGGTTTGAGTGAAATGATTGGAAAGAAAGGCATAGTCGATGTCAGAGGACTAGGCCTTATGATAGGAGTAGAGTTTGATACTGCACATCATCGTGATAAAAAGCTGTCAGATCTGTTCAAACATGGATTGCTGACATTAGGAGCAGGCCAAAAATCAATGAGAATCATACCACCACTGATAATTACAAAAGAGCAAATTCATCAGGGTTTGGACATCATGCATCAAGTCTTGATGAGGAACTAATACGAATCGTATTTTTCGCCCATTTCAAGCGAGGCTATCTTTAGTTTTAGAACCTCGTTTGCCCCTTCATATATTACAATTGCCCTAGAATCAAGAAAGTGCCTTGCCACCCTGCTTGTCTTTTGATATCCATACGAGCCAAAGACCTGGACTGCTCTGTTCGCGCAGTCAAATGCAGCATTAGTGGCATGAAGTTTAGCAATTGCGGCAAGCCTGTCAGCCCTATTTCGCAATGCAGAATATTCAGTATTTTGTCTATTTAGAGAAGACATCCAATTGGCATCATTTTCTTTGAGATTTTCCACATAATCATGTAGCCTCTGCCTAGCAATACCAGCTCTATATACCAACCATCGTGAACTTTCGATGTTTACAATCATTGTTGCAATATGTTCCTGTATGAGCTGTTTTTTTGCAAGTACAGAACCATGTTGTTCTCTTTTTTGCGAGTATTTTATGGATTCGTCAAGACAATCTTTCATTACACCCACAGCACCTGCTGCCACACTGAGCCTTCCATCAATTAATGCACTATATGCAACACTAAGACCACTACCTAATTTTCCAAGCAAATTCTCTTTTGGTACAAGACAATTCTCAAAAGTAATCTCTGCATTTTTTACAGTGAGCAGACCCATCTTATTTTTCATCTCTTCTGAGCTAAATCCCTTGGAATTAGTGTCAACAATGAATGCAGATATCTTTCCATCAGGACCTTTAGCATAGGTGGTTATCACTTTTGCAAAAGTGCCATTTCCAACCCAGTGTTTTGTCCCATTTAATACGTAATTATCTCCACGTTCTTCAAATTTTGTTGACATTCGTCCCGGATCACTTCCTGCATCAGGTTCTGTTAATGCAAAACCCATGATATTAGTGCCATTTGTAGTGTTAACAAGATACTTTTGTTTTTGTTCTGCATTTCCCCAGTTTTGTATAACCATTTGTCCTATGGATACATGTGCAGAAAAAAATGTTCGAAGAGAATTTCCTTCTCTTCCTATTCTTTCCAGTGCAAAAAGATAAGTCAAAATGTCATAGCCTAATCCTCCATATTTTTTTGAGATTGGACATCCAAGCATCCCAATCTCTCCAAATTCAGGAATCACTCGGTCGTTTATTTTTTCATCAAGATAGCATCTGGTTTCATAATCTCTAATTGATTTACATACTCGGTCTACTTTATTAAGAAAATTTTTTTGTTCTTCAGATACTTCAAAATTCATCTTTGATAAATTAGACCATGACATAATTTACACAAGACATATCCTAATAGATATCACTTTAGTTTCTACACTTTTACAATTTGGATCTGTCGCACATGATGTCTTGAGAGATCTTCATGCAGTGCAGCGTGGGATTCATCAGTAAAGGTAAGGTTACACCTATAGCATTTCCACGCTTTTGTGCTCACGAATTAGTTACGCCATTTTAATTTATAAATATATTGCACTTAAGGGTATTTTTTTGCATAACTAAGATCATGGATCAAAATGTTTGGAATTTTTAGTGTTTTGTGGTGACATTTACAGAATTTTTACCTAGGCAAGATATAGAAAATCAGTGTGCCACCTGATTTATAAAATCAATTCTTGCAAAAGAGCAAAAGTTGAGTCTAAAGAAATTAGAAAAAGCAATCAGGAAAAAACTAGAGGAGAATGACCCGGCCCATGATTATAATCACATAATGAGAGTACTTAAAAATGCAAAAAAGATTGCAAAAAAAGAAGATGTAAACATGAAAGTGATAACAGCTGCAGTTTTGCTCCATGATGTGATATCATATCCAAAATCTGATCCTAGATCAAAAAAATCTTCCATAGAGAGTGCAAAAGCATCTAGAAAAATTCTGAAAAATTATAGATTCACCCAAATCCAGATAGATGCAATAGCAGATGCAATAAGAGATCATAGCTTTTCAAGAGGTGTTACGCCCTCTACCATTGAAGGAAAAATACTACAAGATGCAGACAGACTTGATGCTCTTGGAGCAATAGGAATAGCAAGAACATTTTCTGTTGGAGGAGCAGAGAACAGACCATTTTATTACAGCAAGGATCCTTTTTGCAAAAGACGTTTTCCAGACGATAAGAGTTGGACAGTTGATCATTTTTACAAAAAACTTTTACTGCTTGAAAAAACTATGAATACCAATACTGGCAGAGCAGAGGCAAGAAAAAGAATCAGCATGATGAAAAAATTTCTAGATCAATTGAAAAAAGAGATCTAGCCGTAATCTATGTAGCGTTTGTATCTTTTTTCAATCTCAGAATTATTTCCAGTTAGTATTTTTCGTATTTCATCAGCATGCTTGTATTTGGTATAATCAGTCATTTCTTTAAACATGGCATCTTGAGGAAACGCATTTGTGAGAAGTTCTAGCATGTTAAAGTATTCCACTACTTTTTCTCGAAATTGCTCTTTGGTAGGTCTTCTAATTTTGTTTATTCTAAACCAGATAGACGCCCAGCTTGCACCCACTACATGTGGTAACAAATCATACGCACGAGTTATCTCAAAAGTTAGGTCTTCTCTCATCTTTCTGCAAGTGTCTTTGCGGCACCCTTTGAGAAATATGTTACTATCATGTCAGCACCAGCACGCTTGATTGCAGTTAGAATCTCTAGTGTTACCTCTTTTTCATCAATATAACCTGCCATGGCAGCTGCCTTGACAAGAGCGTATTCTCCTGAGACACTGTATGCAGCAATTGGCACATTAAACTTTGATTTTGTCATAGAAATAAGATCAAGGTATGCAAGTGCAGGTTTTATCATTACAATATCCACACCTTCTTGGATATCAGTCTCAACTTCGCGCATTGCTTCTTTTGGATTAGTGTATGGTAACTGGTAGGTCTTTCTATCTCCAAACTGTGGAGCAGAGTGAGCCATGTCTTTGAATGGAGAATATAGAGATGAACGATGTTTTGCGGAATGTGACATTATTGCAACATCGGTAAATCCCGCATCATCAAGACCTTGTCGTATTGCCTTTACTTGTCCGTCCATCATTGCAGATGGCGATACTACATCTACACCTGCTTGAGCTTGGCTGACTGCAACTTTTGCAAGAGTTTCGAGACTTGAATCATTATCTATCTTATCACCTCTGACCAGCCCACAATGACCAGAACTGGTATACTGACACAAACAAACATCAGACATTATCACAATGTCATTTCCTAGATTTTTTCGTATCTCAGCTATTGTTTTTTGTACAATTCCGTTTTGAATGAAAGCAGAGGTACCATGTTCATCTTTGTGTGAAGGTATTCCAAATACCATTACAGCAGGAATTTTCAGATCTGCAATAGAGTTTACTTCAGATACAACATCACCAAGTGAAAGTCTTTCCATGCCTGGCATTGAACTTCCTTGAATTTTGGATTTCAAATCTTCTTGTACAAATATTGGGCAGATCAGGTCCTTTGGAGACAGACGTACTTCTTCCAATAGTTCTCTAATTTTACCACTCTTTCGTAGTCGTCGCAGTCTCACATTAGGAAAAGACATTATACATAAACACCCTGTTTAGCAAATATAATTTGTTACTCTCGTGATTTGTAGTCAAAGAGTTTTGTAACAGTTTTTAGAATTTCAGAATCACCTTGTTCTGATGCCTTTCGTAGGTTATTCATTGGAATAGACATTATATCCTCAACTATTGCTTGTGTGAGCTGGTCAATGATGCGTATCTTTTGCTCATCTTTTTCTCCCAACATCTGAAGTGCTTTTTTGAGTTCCTTGACACGTACTTGGTCTATATCCTTAAAGACATTAGTTACGATTGGTTCAACCTCAAGTCTTTTCATTGCTGCCTCTACTATTGGAATCTCCTCATTAATTATATTCTCTGCTGCTGATACTACACCCATCCTGTTTTTCATGTTCTTTTCTACCATCTCTGCAATCTGATCCATATTCATGACAGTAATTTTTGGTATGGTAGATACCTTGTCATCAACAGTTCGTGGATTTGACAAGTCCATTATGAGCATGCCATCCTTTCTTGATTGCATTGCTTCTTTTACTCTATCATGTGTGACAAGAAAATACGGTGCGACAGTTGCTACAAACAATACATCTATGGATTTGAAATCAGATATTGCTTGCTCAAATTGTAGCGGCTTGCCACCTGCAGTTTCCGCAAAGGCCTTTGAGCGTTCAAACGTTCTGCTAGTTACAAGAAATTCAATATCACGTTTTTTAAGAGACTTTGCTACAAGACTTGCAGCTTCTCCAGTTCCAATCAACAAGATACGCTTTGATTTCAAGTCATCTACATTTTGCTCTGCAAGATTTACTGCCATGGAACCAACAGAAATACTTCCCTTACTGATGCCTGTTGCATTTCTTACACGAGTCCCAATCTTGATTGCCTTATCAAACAAGGTGTTTAGATTATCTCCAGATGCCTTGAGCTCCCGTGCTGTTGTGATTGAATCTTTTACTTGTCCTAGTATTTGCTCTTCTCCAATTACAAGAGAATCAAGACCTGATGTGAGTTTTAGAAGATGAGTATATGCATCAGTTCCACAGCTAATTTCTAAATTTTCCTTGAATGTATTTTCTTCAAGCCCTGCAACAGATGCCCATGTTTTTTTTATTTTTTCAAGATCGGTATTACTTGCACATCCAAAGAGCTCAACCCTGTTGCATGTTTGTAGTATGACACATTCTTGTAATCCAGAGTGTTTTAGAAATGACTGATAAGCAGAATCCAGATCAGGAAAAGTAAATCGCTCCAACATATGAATCGGGGACTTTCTAAAAGTAACTCTAGCGTTTACAACATCACTTGTCATTTCATATCACCAAGTATTTCCATAACCCGCTTCTGTGCTTTTTTTAGGTTTCCGACTTGTATTAATTGTTTAATATGATTATCATTCATCACGCTATAGAGGAACTTTTTTCGTTCGGGAAATGTTGCGATCTTGGTCTTGGCGGCCCGTCTTGCAAAGTCTTGTAGTTTGATGTGGTAGATATCCTCTTTTTTGATTACTTTGCGGAATATCTGTTCTGCTTGTAGTTTTAGTTTTCTTGCCATTGCTGGGCTCCGCCCTCCAGTAGAGACAGCAATCTGAACAGTATCATCAATATTGATTACAGAGCCAAATGCAAAATCACTTACTTCGGGATCATCTGCGGCATATGCATAACATCGCATAGCTTTTGCCTGTTGCACAATTTTTCGGTTGAGTTCCTTGTCGTCAGTTGTTGCAAGCACCATAAATGGTTTGTATTTTTTTAGAAAATTTGCATTTTCAAGTCTCATTTTCTTGAATGCTATCTTTTTTTGTTTTACGTAATTTTGAATCTGTCTGTTTGTTGCATCGCTTACAAGAAGAATCTTGCAATCTTGAGTCAAAAGAGTATTTACTTTTTTTAGGCCCTCATTTCCCCCTCCTACTACAATTACTAGGTTACCTCCAAGATTCAGGTCTACTATCAATGGATCATCGCTGACTTGAAATGATATTTATAGATTCTATGAAAAACTAGGCAACGTTTTTAATTGTAATACAGACTTTCTTCAATAACATGGACAAGCTGGACAAGGAGATTTTAAATGAGATCCAGTGGACTTTTCCTCTAGATCCACGACCATATTCTGTAATGGCAAAAAAATTTGGAATACCTGATGCAGAATTGATGCAGAGATTAGAGGTATTGAGAAAGGACGGAATAATCAGACAGATAAGCGCCATATTTGATACACGAAAACTCGGATACAAGAGTGCACTTGTTGCTATGGCAATAGAACCTGACAAGCTTGATTATGTTGCAAATCAAGTAAACAAACATCCAGGTGTAAGTCACAATTATGAAAGAAATCACGAATACAATCTTTGGTTTACTCTAGCAGTTCCTCCCGGCTCTGATCTGAAAACAGAGATTGACAAATTTTCCAAGTTATCTGGAATTAAAAAGACACGTCTTCTTCCCACCATCAAACTCTTCAAGATCGGTGTAAAACTAGAGATGGTAGATGAGAAAAAATCAGATGTCAAGCCATCAGAAGAAAAGAAAAAGATCACTGAAACAAAGTTTGTCGCAACAGAGGAAGAAAAGGACTACATTCGAGAGTTACAGAAAGATTTGGAAATAATAGAAAGACCATTTTTGAAATCGGCTCAAAAACTTGGGATAACTGAAGAGCAGTTGCTTGACAAGGCACGACAATACGAAGAGATAGGAGTGATGCGAAGATTTGCTGCAATACTAAGACATAGAGAAGTAGGATTTACTGCAAATGGCATGATAGTATGGAAGGTTCCAGATGAGAGAATTGAACAGGTGGGTGCAAAGTTAGGCGCGTTCCCACAGATAAGCCACTGCTACCAGAGACCAGTATACCAAGATTGGCCATACAATGTGTTTTCAATGGTTCATTGCAAATCTATCGAGGAGGCTGAAAACATGGCAAAAGAGATTCAAAAACAAATAGACGTAAACGAATACAAAATTTTGTTCAGTTCTAGAGAATTTAAAAAGACTCGAGTAGAGTATTTTGTAGAGCACAAGTTTAGCATTGAAGATCTAATAACAGCATAAAAACAATAAAAAATTTTATGACAATTCTATGACAGTTTCTGCTGCTGAAGTCAATGTCATTTTTACAGATATGACTTTGCTTTGATACATGAAGAATTTTTTTCCAGAGGCGTTTGTATCACCAGAGACTCGAACAAGTCCCGAGTTGTGCAGCCTACGCACCCATCTATAGACCTGAGTAAGAGGAATTCCAGAATTGGTGCTAATATCCCAGGCAGATTTTGGTGTGCCAATTGTAGAGCGTAGTACATGCATTGCTTGCTCGTTGGATATAATCTTCAATATGTTGTTTGCATCCTTGTTTTCAAGGATTCTTCCTTGTTGTAATACTTGCATAATGAGAGTATTATATCACAAAATATAACAAGAGTGATTAGACTGTATTTATTTGCAAACGGTTGCAATCATTTGCAATCATTCGGCGAATTTGAATGACATCATGCCTGAATTATACTCGAAGTCAACCTTTTTTTCTAAAACTTCACGGAAAATAAGCCCCAACACAGTTGTGTGATACAGCGACCAGTTCTCTCCAAGATCATGTTTTACAATAAATGTATGTACATTGTTTTTGATGTTATGATTTATCTCAATTGAGGATGCACGCATTCGTGCCTCAAACCAGGAGATAAAGGAATTTAGATTAAAATCTCCTCTCATAAATAATGCAGTGTCTCGAACTACGTTTTTCCCTATTCTGTTTGCCATGTCAATTACATTTTCTTTTGTCAACTTTCCAAAGAGTTCTACAATGATTGGTTTGGCAATTGGAACCATGCCAACCTTTGCCTCAAACATGTCCCACTCGACATATCTTTTGAATATGTGGTTTACAAAAGTGTTAAGACTTGTATCTCGATTTTCAGATTCTAAGCGAAGTTTACTGAGTACATCTTCATCTATTCTAAATGTCATCGTAGATGTCTTTTTTTGGCTTGGAATCATGTTATTCTAACAGTCCTCCTTTGCATATAATTGTGTCATTGTCAATCTTGTAGAAAATCCTCTATGCAGTTTGTGCTGATGCTTTTAGCTCATAAGACGGCCACTGGTTGAAGAGGCCAATAATTTCATTCTTGTCAGAATCACTAAGATACTTTCCATCAGACATGGCACAGAACATTTCAATTTCTTCTTCACTTACCACAGTTGGAAGAACTGAGGAGACTGCATTTTGTGACAAGATGAATTTGATTGCAAGTTCAGTAATGTTAAGACCATTTCGTTTTGCAATAGGCATGAGTTGATCTACTTTTCGTAGTGCTTCTTGCACCCAGTCTCCACTTCGCACTGAACGGTGATCCTTTTCACTAATTTTTGTTTGGGCGTTTACTTTGCCTGTCAGTATGCCAGAAGCATCAGGAACACGTACTAGTATTCCCACATCGTTCTTTTCTGCCTCTTCAATGAGTGTATTTCCTGGATTTTGTTCAAGTATGTTGTATACAGTTTGTACAGCCGTAGCATTGGTCAATTTCATTGAATCAAGGCCCTCCTGGGTCCATCCAATTGCCGGACCCAATGCAATTTGGTAACTCTTGATGATTCCTTCTTGTATTTTTTTGTCTAAAAATCCAAATATTTTCTTGTCCCGAATTGTATGGATTTTTGGGTTATGTAACCCATATACATCCAAATAATCCGTCTGCAATCTTTCAAGGCTCTTTTTTAATGCAAAATCAGTAAATTCTTCAGTGAATTTTTGAGGGAGTTCCTTGTGGCCTATCTGCTCATTTGAATAAATATCATAACCGTATTTTGTAGACAAGACAACTTGGTTTCTCATTCCTGAAAAGACTTCACCAATGAGTTTCTCACTCTTGCCTCGTCCGTAAATATCTCCAGTCTCAAAATAGTTTATTCCAAGATCAAACGCTCGCTTGAGCATTCTTTTTGCTTCATCGTCCTCAATTTTTTTACCCCACCAATCAAGTCCCAAAGTCCATGCGCCAAATCCTATTTCAGATACTTTGATTCCACTTTTTCCTAATTTTCTATATTTCAATTTGTTATGCTCCTAAACTTTGATAATTTTTCCTGAAGCTCTGCTTCACTCAAAACTGCTGATCCAGATTGCACATTTACATTTAACTCTATCCAAGATTTGCAACCATGATATTCCGGAAGCAGAGGAATCTCAATTGGAGAAATCTTGTATGTTTTTAGAAATATAGCAGTCATTGGTTTTTGTGGCATCCAGTTCATTCTTTCTACCATGTATGAATCACTCCAGATGTGAAAATCAGACAGTTCTTCTATCTTTTGCATAGAAGAGATATCACGTTCTGCAACAACTTCAGCATAAGAGGTTATTCTGTTGAATCCTTCTTGTGGTTTTTGTTCCCGTGCATCTGCAAAATATCTGTAAAATTGGGATTTTAAAGATGTGTTATCCTGATGCTCGTATGTTGGAAATAGCAAAAACTTTTTGTCTTCTACCTTAAACCCGGATGAGGTTTCCAATATCCCTCCTTTTCTGAGAAGTACTGTCTGGTCTCCATTCTCAAGTGCAGTCACAACAGTGGCCCACTCTTTTAGTGCCTTCATCATCCAAGGCTCCTAATCATGGAGACAAGATCCTTTTTGATACACACAATCATGGGTGTATCCACTGCAACATATCTGCTAACTTGGGTTTCCCTCAAGTCCATTATCAAGTCTTGAAATTTATGCAATGTGTCAGTTTCAAATGCTAACATAAAGTCCTCGTCATGGATTCCAAATGAATAGGTAGTATTTAGAAGAACATCAGGATATTTGTGACCAACTTGAATGTGTTCAGCCATCATTTCTTTTCGTTTTTCAAGAGGCAATAGATACCACTCTCGTGTTTTGATAAACGGATATACAACAACATATTTTTTCTGCTCTTCACCTCCAATCCATCCTCGTGGCTTTTGGTTACTGGCATACATAGACGGTCTTGTACTGGATAGATAGACATGTGTTGGAATGATATATTTTCCAAAAACTGTAAGATACAACTTCGATATTGAATCCTGGATTTTTTCAACAGAATCGGATACAAACCACAACAAGAATTCAGCATCATCACGCAATCCCAAGGTAGAGTAGACCCTGTAATTTATCTGGGAATTTTTAAGAACGTTTTCTACTTCTTTTGCAGATTCCTCTTTTGCCAAATCTGCCAT includes:
- a CDS encoding aldo/keto reductase; this translates as MKYRKLGKSGIKVSEIGFGAWTLGLDWWGKKIEDDEAKRMLKRAFDLGINYFETGDIYGRGKSEKLIGEVFSGMRNQVVLSTKYGYDIYSNEQIGHKELPQKFTEEFTDFALKKSLERLQTDYLDVYGLHNPKIHTIRDKKIFGFLDKKIQEGIIKSYQIALGPAIGWTQEGLDSMKLTNATAVQTVYNILEQNPGNTLIEEAEKNDVGILVRVPDASGILTGKVNAQTKISEKDHRSVRSGDWVQEALRKVDQLMPIAKRNGLNITELAIKFILSQNAVSSVLPTVVSEEEIEMFCAMSDGKYLSDSDKNEIIGLFNQWPSYELKASAQTA
- a CDS encoding aminotransferase class III-fold pyridoxal phosphate-dependent enzyme, yielding MGEKRDKIPGPKALRVINTMKKHAYDSTFMYSLVISHGHNCIIEDIDGNKYLDFTSNIGACPLGYSHPDIIETLAQYSSNGTYKIAGQDFYCQEHADLAEDISKILPSGFKTFFINSGAEAVENAIKIAYRKKGPLPGISCIGAFHGRTLGALSFTASRPVHKYNFPEFPSKRIKFCTRDDDPEIDAIEDLLKENKIAFIMTEIIQGEGGYNVASKKFVSNLRKFATRYGVPLILDEVQSGIGHTGKWWAFEHYNIRPDIMTSAKALQIGATAFDKKYEPATRSALSSTWGGGNRIDMAVGSKVIQVIKRDKLLENATKMGNMLRKGLSEMIGKKGIVDVRGLGLMIGVEFDTAHHRDKKLSDLFKHGLLTLGAGQKSMRIIPPLIITKEQIHQGLDIMHQVLMRN
- the ahbA gene encoding siroheme decarboxylase subunit alpha; the protein is MDKLDKEILNEIQWTFPLDPRPYSVMAKKFGIPDAELMQRLEVLRKDGIIRQISAIFDTRKLGYKSALVAMAIEPDKLDYVANQVNKHPGVSHNYERNHEYNLWFTLAVPPGSDLKTEIDKFSKLSGIKKTRLLPTIKLFKIGVKLEMVDEKKSDVKPSEEKKKITETKFVATEEEKDYIRELQKDLEIIERPFLKSAQKLGITEEQLLDKARQYEEIGVMRRFAAILRHREVGFTANGMIVWKVPDERIEQVGAKLGAFPQISHCYQRPVYQDWPYNVFSMVHCKSIEEAENMAKEIQKQIDVNEYKILFSSREFKKTRVEYFVEHKFSIEDLITA
- a CDS encoding HD domain-containing protein, which encodes MSLKKLEKAIRKKLEENDPAHDYNHIMRVLKNAKKIAKKEDVNMKVITAAVLLHDVISYPKSDPRSKKSSIESAKASRKILKNYRFTQIQIDAIADAIRDHSFSRGVTPSTIEGKILQDADRLDALGAIGIARTFSVGGAENRPFYYSKDPFCKRRFPDDKSWTVDHFYKKLLLLEKTMNTNTGRAEARKRISMMKKFLDQLKKEI
- the hemA gene encoding glutamyl-tRNA reductase, which codes for MTSDVVNARVTFRKSPIHMLERFTFPDLDSAYQSFLKHSGLQECVILQTCNRVELFGCASNTDLEKIKKTWASVAGLEENTFKENLEISCGTDAYTHLLKLTSGLDSLVIGEEQILGQVKDSITTARELKASGDNLNTLFDKAIKIGTRVRNATGISKGSISVGSMAVNLAEQNVDDLKSKRILLIGTGEAASLVAKSLKKRDIEFLVTSRTFERSKAFAETAGGKPLQFEQAISDFKSIDVLFVATVAPYFLVTHDRVKEAMQSRKDGMLIMDLSNPRTVDDKVSTIPKITVMNMDQIAEMVEKNMKNRMGVVSAAENIINEEIPIVEAAMKRLEVEPIVTNVFKDIDQVRVKELKKALQMLGEKDEQKIRIIDQLTQAIVEDIMSIPMNNLRKASEQGDSEILKTVTKLFDYKSRE
- a CDS encoding helix-turn-helix domain-containing protein — translated: MQVLQQGRILENKDANNILKIISNEQAMHVLRSTIGTPKSAWDISTNSGIPLTQVYRWVRRLHNSGLVRVSGDTNASGKKFFMYQSKVISVKMTLTSAAETVIELS
- a CDS encoding DUF1802 family protein; the protein is MMKALKEWATVVTALENGDQTVLLRKGGILETSSGFKVEDKKFLLFPTYEHQDNTSLKSQFYRYFADAREQKPQEGFNRITSYAEVVAERDISSMQKIEELSDFHIWSDSYMVERMNWMPQKPMTAIFLKTYKISPIEIPLLPEYHGCKSWIELNVNVQSGSAVLSEAELQEKLSKFRSITN
- a CDS encoding acyl-CoA dehydrogenase family protein codes for the protein MSWSNLSKMNFEVSEEQKNFLNKVDRVCKSIRDYETRCYLDEKINDRVIPEFGEIGMLGCPISKKYGGLGYDILTYLFALERIGREGNSLRTFFSAHVSIGQMVIQNWGNAEQKQKYLVNTTNGTNIMGFALTEPDAGSDPGRMSTKFEERGDNYVLNGTKHWVGNGTFAKVITTYAKGPDGKISAFIVDTNSKGFSSEEMKNKMGLLTVKNAEITFENCLVPKENLLGKLGSGLSVAYSALIDGRLSVAAGAVGVMKDCLDESIKYSQKREQHGSVLAKKQLIQEHIATMIVNIESSRWLVYRAGIARQRLHDYVENLKENDANWMSSLNRQNTEYSALRNRADRLAAIAKLHATNAAFDCANRAVQVFGSYGYQKTSRVARHFLDSRAIVIYEGANEVLKLKIASLEMGEKYDSY
- a CDS encoding chlorite dismutase family protein — encoded protein: MSEQPRQFFNFAFFKVDPKWRWMADLAKEESAKEVENVLKNSQINYRVYSTLGLRDDAEFLLWFVSDSVEKIQDSISKLYLTVFGKYIIPTHVYLSSTRPSMYASNQKPRGWIGGEEQKKYVVVYPFIKTREWYLLPLEKRKEMMAEHIQVGHKYPDVLLNTTYSFGIHDEDFMLAFETDTLHKFQDLIMDLRETQVSRYVAVDTPMIVCIKKDLVSMIRSLG
- the hemB gene encoding porphobilinogen synthase; this encodes MSFPNVRLRRLRKSGKIRELLEEVRLSPKDLICPIFVQEDLKSKIQGSSMPGMERLSLGDVVSEVNSIADLKIPAVMVFGIPSHKDEHGTSAFIQNGIVQKTIAEIRKNLGNDIVIMSDVCLCQYTSSGHCGLVRGDKIDNDSSLETLAKVAVSQAQAGVDVVSPSAMMDGQVKAIRQGLDDAGFTDVAIMSHSAKHRSSLYSPFKDMAHSAPQFGDRKTYQLPYTNPKEAMREVETDIQEGVDIVMIKPALAYLDLISMTKSKFNVPIAAYSVSGEYALVKAAAMAGYIDEKEVTLEILTAIKRAGADMIVTYFSKGAAKTLAER
- a CDS encoding precorrin-2 dehydrogenase/sirohydrochlorin ferrochelatase family protein; translation: MIVDLNLGGNLVIVVGGGNEGLKKVNTLLTQDCKILLVSDATNRQIQNYVKQKKIAFKKMRLENANFLKKYKPFMVLATTDDKELNRKIVQQAKAMRCYAYAADDPEVSDFAFGSVINIDDTVQIAVSTGGRSPAMARKLKLQAEQIFRKVIKKEDIYHIKLQDFARRAAKTKIATFPERKKFLYSVMNDNHIKQLIQVGNLKKAQKRVMEILGDMK